The proteins below are encoded in one region of Fibrella aestuarina BUZ 2:
- a CDS encoding efflux RND transporter periplasmic adaptor subunit, whose amino-acid sequence MNRVLVLISLFGFLGLASCEKKEEKKEEEVSFRVTSPLQKDTMVTKEYVSQIHAIQHIELRALEKGYLQKIFVDEGQAVRQGQLMFQIMPIVYQAELQKSEAEANYVDIEYRNTKRLADSNIVSKNELALSKAKFDKAKAEVNLAKTHLQFTTIKAPFNGIMDQFRVRQGSMVDEGDLLTTLSDNSKMWVYFNVPEAEYLNFKTHANGPQNVHLLMANNERFPYAGVVETIEADFNNETGNIAFRATFPNPKGLLRHGETGSIEMTVPLKKALIIPQKATFEVLEKKYVYVVDSKGVIRSREISIAAELPHIFIVRDGLNKDDKILLEGLRQVKENEKIHYKFEQPASVIANLGLYAE is encoded by the coding sequence ATGAATCGAGTACTCGTGCTTATCAGTCTGTTTGGTTTTTTGGGCCTTGCAAGCTGTGAAAAAAAAGAAGAAAAGAAAGAAGAAGAGGTCAGCTTCCGGGTGACCAGCCCCTTGCAGAAAGACACGATGGTGACCAAAGAGTACGTGTCACAGATTCATGCCATTCAGCACATTGAGCTGCGCGCGCTGGAAAAGGGCTATCTGCAAAAGATTTTCGTCGACGAAGGGCAGGCCGTTAGGCAGGGGCAGCTGATGTTCCAGATTATGCCGATTGTCTATCAGGCTGAACTGCAAAAGTCAGAGGCCGAGGCCAACTACGTCGACATCGAGTACCGCAACACCAAACGGCTGGCCGACAGCAACATCGTGTCGAAAAATGAGCTTGCCCTGTCTAAAGCCAAGTTCGACAAGGCCAAAGCCGAAGTGAATCTGGCCAAAACGCACCTGCAATTCACGACGATCAAAGCACCCTTCAATGGCATCATGGATCAGTTCCGGGTACGTCAGGGCAGCATGGTCGATGAGGGCGATTTGCTCACGACCCTGTCGGACAACAGCAAGATGTGGGTCTATTTCAACGTACCTGAGGCCGAGTATCTAAACTTCAAGACGCACGCCAACGGACCGCAGAACGTACACCTGCTGATGGCCAACAACGAGCGATTCCCCTACGCCGGCGTTGTGGAGACCATCGAAGCCGATTTCAACAACGAGACGGGTAACATCGCTTTCCGGGCCACATTCCCCAACCCCAAAGGGCTGCTGCGCCACGGCGAAACGGGCAGCATTGAAATGACGGTACCCCTCAAGAAGGCGCTGATCATTCCGCAGAAAGCCACGTTCGAAGTACTCGAAAAGAAATACGTCTACGTGGTTGACAGCAAGGGCGTGATCCGGTCGCGGGAGATCAGCATAGCGGCCGAGCTACCGCACATTTTCATCGTTCGGGATGGTCTCAATAAAGACGACAAGATCCTGCTGGAGGGCTTGCGCCAGGTGAAAGAGAACGAAAAAATACACTACAAGTTTGAGCAGCCTGCCTCTGTCATCGCCAATCTGGGTCTGTATGCCGAGTAG